ACCCCCCTCATGTGCTATTACAAACGAAAATGGATAGGGTGAAGATGAAGCGGAGAAGCCagttcgccgcttcacctcccCTGCAGCTACTTCCCCCACTTTTGCAGGGCTCATTTGGGAAGGCGTTTCTCATCCGAATGTGGCTTCCCCACCCGGCTCGCTCTCTAAATGGGCGTTGCACAGGGGGTACACAATGCGGAGAGGGggtaccccttttttacacGCAGGGAATTTAATATGCAGCTTCTGTTTTTACTCCGTCTGGGAgaatgttacaaaaaaaaaaaaaaaaaaaaaaatatttcaccGTTCACTGCGTGGAAACTTATATAGGGTACCCCACAGGCGTCACGAGAACAAACGTGAAGAGCGAAAATACAATTCGTCCTATCATAGGGTGCCGTTTTATCCCTGCGCGTCCATTTTAGGAGCAGCGGGGTTGGTGTGCGTCTGCTTTACGCATGTGAAGAGGCGTTCCTCCGATGATGCGCGCTGTGATTTATGTGAGGAGGGGGAACAAGTGGGTGCAGAGCAGCTCGTAGGGATTAACACTGACGTCCGCCAAGAAGGGGCGTTGCATCCCATCCAGGTGtctctcctccccccggTTCAATTCGCCTGTTAGAGGGCCAACTGGAGGAGGTAATCCGGGTGTATGAAGAAGCTCCCCCGACCACTTCTCTCTCTCATCTGTTCTGTATGATCCATTTCTGCAGAAGGAGTTGCCCCACTGGGATGGGCGTCATGCCTTTTCACGCTCTTAAAGAAATGTTGGTCGTTGTTTTGCTCGTTCCGGTTGACCCTCTCTCTGCTGAGCATTCGCCACTTGGCAAGCAACATATTAATGTCATGCAGATTTACTTCCTCTAGGGGGATGCCAAGAGCGACGCTTATAATTTCCCGCATATGGGTGTAGAGCTGCTCCACAGTGgactcttcctcctcgtagCTTTTTTTGAATCTCCTGAATGCATTGGTTCGGGCAACGGATTTCAACTTGTTTATCCTTTTCACATCTGTGTTGTctaccattttgttttttatttcgtccGGCAGGTCGTCGTAGAGGacgggggggtcctccctcTTCAGAGGTGCGCTAAGAACATCCTGCATGGTGTAATAGTTATCCTCCTCCGAGGAGTTGGAAgccctttttaaaagctcCTGACTTGTTAATGTCTTTTtcgagggggggaggctGAACATGTGTGCCGTGGTGGACGCCGCCATCCAGAGGCAAGCAAGCGGGAGGAGTACTAAGGGGGTCATGTTGGTTAGTGACGCTCAGCCGCAACTGCTACGTGTGCGAAGGGACCTGCTGGCGACCACGCGGATGAGTCTACATCCACCGCAATCgcttttacgaaaaaaaaaaaaaaacaaataaactaCAACAAACTGAAGTAAAAATGACGCCGCAACGGATGAATGGCATGTGTGAGCACAAACGGGTTAACGTTAACGATGGGGAAAAACTAACCAGATAGTGTTGACGCGGGGAAAATGCTAACCGATTGAACTTCGTGCgcgtgtgcaaaaaaaaaaaaaaaaaaaaaaaaaaaaaaaaaaatcggctGGCCCCACTTCACCACGCAAACTGCGCACATAGGACGCGCTACGACTCAGCCAGTGACCTATGCAGGGGATACTCCTGCTCAAATCTCTTGTTGGCAAACCGGATGGTGCCCTTCCTGTACctgtgtgcgttttttttttcctggctGGGTATATCCCCCTCCAGTGTCAATTCATCAAAGCCAAAGAAAGGAACGCTGTTGTGATGCTTGACCAAGCAAATTCGGTAAGCGTCCTTCAACCCAGTTGCATTTAAAATGGACTTACAAAATTGGTGGTAGtctataatatgaaaaaggtCAAACTGTTTAATGGCATTCCTTGCAAGCGCGTTGACGATCTTCGCATCCTCCAAGGTGAATTTCCTCTTTGCCAGGTTCAGCGCTCTGGCGGCTCTGTTAAAGTCGCATGGCTCGAAGTACTTTATATTGCCGTGCATATGTTtgcaaataatttgaaaagaatCCCCATCGAGCAATCCATGAAAGGTTAAAATCTCCAACAGCCTGGGAGCATCATACATCATTTTGGAGTGTCTGTTCTCTGCCCTCTTAACAGCGTCGTTCACTCGAAAGAggaattccttttttgccctccTGTCCGTCACCCCCTTATGaacgaaggaagaaaatttcgTCAAACCGTCCATGTTCAAGATGGGCAAACTTGCATATATGTGtggcatcatttttttgtaaatccGGTTGATTGGTCTGTAGCGAATTGGCAATGTATAGGAGAAGAGGCACCCGATTGAGCTGAGCACATGGGGAGGGTAATCATACGTGTATGTGCCTATATGCCTGAGGATGTGCTCAAATAGCCTCACATCGTTTATCTTTAATTTGCTGAATGAGGAGGCTATTTTTTCTAGGAGGAAAGGGTTGAGGGCGTTTCTGCTTTCATCTCTCAGCATGTACATGGTGAGTCTGCTGATGCAGTCGAAGAAGGGGTAGTTTTGGAACTTCAGGTTTGCGAAGGAGACGGCTATTTCGATTAGgctctccatttgggggtaGTAGCAGAACTGCCCCCGCCGGTGCTGCACGAGGTTGCCCTCcccggggggagcggcgggagcGGTAGACGTGGCAGACGCGCTAGACGCATCGGTGGAAGAAACCGCTCCCGCCGCGCCTACCggggctcctcccccccgcgtgtTGTACTCGCCGAGCCGGCTGCGGCTACTCTCGTTGCACAGCCTAACCCTGAGCATCACCTCATCCGCTACCACGCCGAGGAACAGAAAGTCGTGGATCATGCAGGCCGCATAACTCTTCGCAATTTCGGATAggtggaaaaaggaaagcgtGCTCACGTGGGGTTTCAGCTGGTCccttattttgcaaaagagtTGCTTGTCTTGCAGCTCACAAAGGGCAAAACTCcgcaaaattaaaatcaaCTGATGAGGAAGGTAACAGCTTAGTCGGTGGTTTATCATCTTGCTCATGCCTTCCAACTGAGCTGTGGCTTTTAACCTCCCATAGTAGTAACATATTCTGGGGAGATTCAGGAAggtattaattttgttttgtaCCCTGGAGGTGATTAATTTGAACCTCCAATCGCTGGTGGAGCAGGTCCCCACGTCGACTAGCCTCTTCAGAGcctttatataatgataCGCCTTCTTTCTCTTGTGCCGGTAGTACACCCACACATTTAAAACCT
Above is a window of Plasmodium vivax chromosome 8, whole genome shotgun sequence DNA encoding:
- a CDS encoding hypothetical protein, conserved (encoded by transcript PVX_095330A) codes for the protein MTPLVLLPLACLWMAASTTAHMFSLPPSKKTLTSQELLKRASNSSEEDNYYTMQDVLSAPLKREDPPVLYDDLPDEIKNKMVDNTDVKRINKLKSVARTNAFRRFKKSYEEEESTVEQLYTHMREIISVALGIPLEEVNLHDINMLLAKWRMLSRERVNRNEQNNDQHFFKSVKRHDAHPSGATPSAEMDHTEQMRERSGRGSFFIHPDYLLQLAL
- a CDS encoding hypothetical protein, conserved (encoded by transcript PVX_095335A) yields the protein MLGALTPPISSVRRRPLFHNQKRFAYYRFHKRVGKGSWSKYVERFKPPRSIENTQRLIFNYEPTYSEKKASCSWQWLLPKKIAQATTSDEVLNVWVYYRHKRKKAYHYIKALKRLVDVGTCSTSDWRFKLITSRVQNKINTFLNLPRICYYYGRLKATAQLEGMSKMINHRLSCYLPHQLILILRSFALCELQDKQLFCKIRDQLKPHVSTLSFFHLSEIAKSYAACMIHDFLFLGVVADEVMLRVRLCNESSRSRLGEYNTRGGGAPVGAAGAVSSTDASSASATSTAPAAPPGEGNLVQHRRGQFCYYPQMESLIEIAVSFANLKFQNYPFFDCISRLTMYMLRDESRNALNPFLLEKIASSFSKLKINDVRLFEHILRHIGTYTYDYPPHVLSSIGCLFSYTLPIRYRPINRIYKKMMPHIYASLPILNMDGLTKFSSFVHKGVTDRRAKKEFLFRVNDAVKRAENRHSKMMYDAPRLLEILTFHGLLDGDSFQIICKHMHGNIKYFEPCDFNRAARALNLAKRKFTLEDAKIVNALARNAIKQFDLFHIIDYHQFCKSILNATGLKDAYRICLVKHHNSVPFFGFDELTLEGDIPSQEKKNAHRYRKGTIRFANKRFEQEYPLHRSLAES